The Gemmatimonadaceae bacterium genome has a window encoding:
- a CDS encoding 4Fe-4S dicluster domain-containing protein — MADSPLNRRGFFSQGLSRLLGEVVDAVSQRVSPVPYVRPPGAIAEPAFLAACTRCRECGAVCPALAIRMLPSTHGIAAGTPVLEVDDRACIMCADMPCVTACPTGALLAPKQGWADVKMAVIGIDDRRCIAFQGIECGVCTRVCPVGDAAIQLDDKGRPFIGAACTGCGKCVTACVTTPSAMTARPARN, encoded by the coding sequence ATGGCCGACTCTCCCCTCAACCGTCGCGGTTTCTTCTCGCAGGGCCTGTCGCGCCTGCTGGGCGAGGTGGTGGATGCCGTGTCGCAGCGGGTGTCGCCGGTGCCGTATGTGCGGCCGCCGGGCGCCATCGCCGAGCCGGCGTTTCTCGCGGCGTGCACGCGATGCCGGGAGTGCGGGGCCGTCTGTCCGGCGCTCGCGATCCGGATGCTGCCTTCGACGCACGGGATCGCCGCCGGGACGCCGGTGCTGGAGGTGGATGACCGTGCCTGCATCATGTGCGCGGACATGCCCTGCGTGACGGCCTGCCCCACGGGCGCGCTGCTCGCGCCGAAGCAGGGCTGGGCCGACGTGAAGATGGCGGTGATCGGCATCGACGACCGGCGCTGCATCGCGTTTCAGGGCATCGAGTGCGGGGTCTGCACGCGAGTCTGTCCGGTGGGCGACGCGGCCATTCAATTGGATGACAAGGGGCGGCCGTTCATTGGCGCCGCCTGCACGGGGTGCGGCAAGTGCGTGACCGCGTGCGTGACGACACCCAGCGCGATGACCGCGCGACCCGCGAGGAACTGA
- a CDS encoding cupin gives MDGKSHVQFVPKPWGHELIWAHTDQYVGKVLHIKAGQALSVQYHNQKDETIHLLRGDMIYRVDFRDGRGLVDVPFSVGESYRNTPGVIHQMEAVTDCDVLEASTPHLDDVVRLTDRYGREGTSAP, from the coding sequence ATGGACGGAAAGAGCCACGTGCAATTCGTGCCGAAACCGTGGGGGCACGAACTGATCTGGGCCCACACCGACCAGTATGTGGGCAAGGTGCTGCACATCAAGGCCGGCCAGGCGCTGAGCGTGCAGTACCACAACCAGAAGGACGAGACCATCCACCTGCTGCGCGGCGACATGATCTACCGCGTGGACTTCAGGGACGGACGCGGGCTCGTGGACGTGCCGTTCAGCGTGGGCGAGAGCTACCGCAACACGCCGGGCGTCATCCACCAGATGGAAGCGGTGACCGACTGCGATGTGCTCGAGGCCAGCACGCCGCACCTCGACGATGTCGTACGGCTGACCGACCGCTACGGTCGAGAGGGGACGAGCGCGCCATGA
- a CDS encoding nucleotidyltransferase family protein → MKVIIPLAGKGTRLRPHTHTVPKPMLKVAGKPVMDYVLDDVRRLGDVTEVIYITGHLKETVEAHARAAYADMPARFIEQKVQDGTAGAVALAKAFVQEPVLIIFVDTIFDADLGVIKTSPDDGIIWTKEVEDYQRFGVVVTDANGHMTKIIEKPKTPVSKRANIGLYYIHDWKLLFEGIDQVLTAPKNQGEYYLTDAFQYMIDHGAKLKVLDVHGWYDAGKIDTLLDTNRVMLEKGLARKPKDLEDCTIIEPVYIEDGVVATGSTLGPNVCVLAGSKLLSCTVSHTLIGAQSMLARCTLTKSLVGDRVVLEGVRGEVTVGDDAEVRSRA, encoded by the coding sequence ATGAAGGTGATCATACCGCTGGCCGGCAAGGGGACGCGCCTGCGCCCCCACACGCACACCGTGCCGAAGCCGATGCTCAAGGTGGCGGGCAAGCCGGTGATGGACTACGTGCTCGACGACGTCCGCAGGCTGGGCGACGTGACCGAGGTCATCTACATCACCGGCCACCTGAAGGAGACCGTCGAGGCGCACGCGCGCGCGGCCTACGCCGACATGCCCGCGCGCTTCATCGAGCAGAAGGTGCAGGACGGCACCGCCGGCGCGGTCGCGCTCGCCAAGGCGTTCGTGCAGGAGCCGGTGCTCATCATCTTCGTGGACACGATCTTCGACGCGGACCTGGGCGTCATCAAGACGAGCCCCGACGATGGGATCATCTGGACCAAGGAAGTCGAGGACTACCAGCGCTTCGGCGTGGTGGTGACCGACGCCAATGGCCACATGACGAAGATCATCGAGAAACCGAAAACCCCGGTCTCGAAGCGGGCGAACATCGGGCTGTACTACATCCACGACTGGAAGCTGCTCTTCGAGGGGATCGACCAGGTGCTGACGGCGCCCAAGAACCAGGGCGAGTACTACCTGACCGACGCCTTCCAGTACATGATCGACCACGGGGCCAAGCTGAAGGTGCTCGACGTGCATGGCTGGTACGACGCGGGGAAGATCGACACCCTCCTCGATACCAACCGCGTGATGCTAGAGAAGGGACTCGCGCGGAAGCCGAAGGACCTCGAGGACTGCACCATTATCGAGCCGGTGTACATCGAGGACGGCGTGGTCGCGACGGGTTCGACCCTCGGGCCGAACGTCTGCGTGCTGGCGGGGTCCAAGCTGCTGAGTTGCACGGTGAGCCACACCCTAATTGGCGCGCAGAGCATGCTGGCGCGCTGCACGCTCACCAAGTCGCTGGTCGGCGACCGCGTGGTGCTCGAGGGGGTGCGGGGCGAGGTGACGGTGGGGGATGATGCTGAGGTGAGAAGCAGGGCTTAA
- a CDS encoding Gfo/Idh/MocA family oxidoreductase, translating into MSHASDDRAGLTRRDLLKSAAFAGAALGASGAVFPAIAESVSAGAHPDEAPPAPAWAKTMKGVPFERHETVRIAIVGTGLRGRSVLHEFLGCPGVRVTALCDNVADKAQKAAKMVTDAGQPAPALFTDGDRAFEQLVLRDNIDFIHTATPWEWHVPVMLAALKAGKHVSSECPFAMTLKDLWELVDASEKYRRHCLQLENCNYGYNEMLVNRMVHAGVLGEPLHGAAAYLHDLRGIVFEDRDEGLWRRRWHTTNNANLYPTHGLGPVAWYLDVHKGDKFEFMVSMSTEERGLTLYRDETVKDKSNPKWQEKYITGDLNSSLIKTAKGRTILLQHDVSNPRPYSRLNAIQGTKGIFEDYPARMYVDGQAGGERYTNLDPWKKDYEHPLWTQLGEQARKGGHGGMDFVMAWRLVQCLREGLVPDIDVYDSAAWSAPFPLSEISVAKGSAPVKFPDFTRGNWKA; encoded by the coding sequence GTGTCACACGCCTCTGATGATCGCGCGGGCCTGACCCGCCGCGACTTGCTGAAATCGGCCGCCTTCGCGGGCGCGGCCCTTGGCGCCTCCGGCGCCGTCTTCCCCGCGATCGCCGAGTCGGTGTCGGCGGGCGCCCATCCTGACGAGGCGCCGCCCGCCCCCGCGTGGGCGAAGACCATGAAGGGCGTTCCGTTCGAGCGCCACGAGACGGTGCGCATCGCGATCGTGGGGACGGGCCTGCGCGGCCGCTCGGTGCTGCACGAATTTCTCGGCTGTCCCGGCGTGCGGGTCACCGCGCTCTGCGACAACGTCGCCGACAAGGCGCAGAAGGCCGCCAAGATGGTGACCGATGCGGGCCAGCCGGCGCCGGCGCTGTTCACCGACGGCGATCGCGCGTTCGAGCAGCTGGTGCTTCGCGACAACATCGACTTCATCCACACGGCGACGCCGTGGGAATGGCACGTGCCCGTGATGCTGGCCGCGCTGAAGGCGGGCAAGCACGTGTCGAGCGAGTGCCCGTTCGCGATGACGCTCAAGGACCTGTGGGAGCTGGTGGACGCGAGCGAGAAGTACCGCCGGCACTGCCTGCAGCTCGAGAACTGCAACTACGGCTACAACGAGATGCTGGTGAACCGCATGGTGCACGCCGGCGTGCTCGGCGAGCCGCTGCACGGCGCGGCCGCGTACCTGCACGACCTGCGGGGCATCGTGTTCGAGGACCGCGACGAGGGGCTGTGGCGGCGTCGGTGGCACACCACCAACAATGCCAACCTGTACCCCACGCACGGGCTCGGCCCGGTGGCCTGGTATCTCGACGTCCACAAGGGCGACAAGTTCGAGTTCATGGTGTCGATGAGCACCGAGGAGCGCGGGCTGACGCTCTATCGCGACGAGACGGTGAAGGACAAGTCGAACCCGAAGTGGCAGGAGAAGTACATCACGGGCGATCTCAACTCGTCGCTGATCAAGACGGCGAAAGGGCGCACGATCCTGCTGCAGCACGACGTCTCGAACCCGCGGCCGTATTCGCGCCTCAACGCGATTCAGGGAACCAAGGGCATCTTCGAGGATTACCCGGCGCGCATGTACGTCGATGGCCAGGCGGGCGGCGAGCGGTACACCAACCTCGATCCGTGGAAGAAGGACTACGAACATCCGCTGTGGACCCAGCTCGGCGAGCAGGCGCGCAAGGGCGGGCACGGCGGGATGGACTTCGTGATGGCGTGGCGCCTGGTCCAGTGCCTGCGCGAAGGGTTGGTGCCCGACATCGACGTGTACGACTCGGCGGCCTGGAGCGCGCCGTTCCCGCTGAGCGAAATTTCGGTGGCCAAGGGATCGGCGCCGGTGAAATTCCCCGACTTCACGCGCGGCAACTGGAAAGCCTAG
- a CDS encoding sodium:solute symporter family protein, producing the protein MTFARIDWIIIAASIIISFLPAIFFARRASQNTAEFFTSGRAAPWWLVGISMVATTFSTDTPNLVTNMVREKGVAENWAWWSFLLTGMMTVFFYARLWRRSRVLTDLEFYEIRYSGKAAQAVRGFRAIYLGLFFNCFIMATVNLAAAKIGNIVLGWPTWQTLLVCSVMTIFFASVSGLWGVLVTDSLQFGITMTGAFAVTYFALKQPEIGGLSGLFAKVPAESLHMLPDFGNWSSALVVFIIPITIQWWSVWYPGAEPGGGSYIAQRMLASKSEKDAVIGTLLFNVMHYALRPWPWILTALASTIIYPQLSDIGKTFPYVDPSLIGHDMAYPAMMKFLPAGFLGLVVAGTLAAYRSTIETHLNWGTSYLVHDFYRRFLKKDGTEKHYVLMGRLTTAGLMVCAVGFSYLLGTAKEAFELILSVGAGTGLLYLLRWFWWRINAWSEISAMIGSFVVALGFFIARRSGVEISATTSLLITVASTTVIWVSVTLMTQPEDRATLVKFYQLVRPTGPGWKPIEADAGVGGSLDGLPQSLLGWVLGCSFVYSALFGVGSFLYGHMPQFYAALAVFAGSGYGVYRVLQGFWTEGADPN; encoded by the coding sequence ATGACCTTCGCCAGAATCGACTGGATCATCATCGCCGCCAGCATCATCATCTCGTTCCTGCCGGCGATCTTCTTCGCGCGGCGGGCGAGCCAGAACACGGCGGAGTTCTTCACATCGGGACGGGCCGCCCCGTGGTGGCTGGTCGGCATCTCGATGGTCGCCACAACGTTCTCCACCGACACGCCGAACCTCGTCACCAACATGGTGCGCGAGAAGGGCGTCGCCGAGAACTGGGCCTGGTGGTCGTTCCTGCTGACGGGAATGATGACCGTGTTTTTCTACGCGCGACTCTGGCGGCGCTCCCGCGTGCTGACCGACCTCGAGTTCTACGAGATTCGGTACTCAGGCAAGGCGGCGCAGGCGGTGCGCGGCTTCCGCGCCATCTACCTGGGGCTGTTCTTCAACTGCTTCATCATGGCGACGGTGAACCTGGCCGCCGCGAAGATCGGCAACATCGTGCTGGGCTGGCCCACGTGGCAGACGCTCCTCGTCTGCTCCGTCATGACCATCTTCTTTGCGTCGGTGTCGGGGCTGTGGGGGGTGCTCGTGACCGACTCGCTGCAGTTCGGCATCACGATGACGGGCGCCTTTGCGGTGACATATTTCGCCCTGAAGCAGCCGGAGATCGGCGGCCTCAGCGGGCTGTTCGCCAAGGTGCCGGCGGAGTCGCTGCACATGCTGCCGGACTTCGGCAACTGGTCGTCGGCGCTGGTGGTGTTCATCATCCCGATCACCATCCAGTGGTGGTCGGTCTGGTATCCGGGCGCCGAGCCGGGGGGCGGCAGCTACATCGCCCAGCGGATGCTGGCGTCGAAGAGCGAGAAGGACGCCGTCATCGGCACGCTGCTCTTCAACGTCATGCACTACGCGCTGCGCCCGTGGCCGTGGATCCTCACTGCGCTGGCGTCGACGATCATCTATCCGCAGCTCAGCGACATCGGCAAGACGTTCCCGTACGTGGACCCGTCGCTCATCGGCCACGACATGGCCTACCCGGCGATGATGAAGTTCCTGCCGGCCGGTTTCCTGGGCCTGGTGGTGGCGGGAACGCTGGCCGCGTACCGGTCGACGATCGAGACGCACCTGAACTGGGGCACGTCGTATCTGGTGCACGATTTCTACCGGCGCTTCCTCAAGAAGGACGGCACCGAGAAGCACTACGTGCTCATGGGACGGCTCACGACCGCCGGGCTGATGGTCTGCGCGGTGGGGTTCTCGTACCTGCTGGGGACGGCCAAGGAGGCCTTCGAGCTGATTCTCTCGGTGGGCGCCGGCACGGGCCTGCTGTACCTGCTGCGCTGGTTCTGGTGGCGCATCAACGCATGGAGCGAGATCTCCGCGATGATCGGCTCGTTCGTGGTGGCGCTTGGCTTCTTCATCGCGCGGCGCTCCGGTGTGGAGATCTCGGCCACGACGTCGCTGCTCATCACGGTGGCGAGCACGACGGTCATCTGGGTGTCGGTGACGCTGATGACGCAGCCCGAGGACCGCGCGACGCTGGTGAAGTTCTACCAGCTGGTGCGGCCGACGGGCCCGGGCTGGAAGCCGATCGAGGCGGACGCAGGCGTCGGCGGGTCGCTCGACGGGCTGCCGCAGTCGCTGCTGGGCTGGGTGCTGGGGTGCAGCTTCGTCTACTCGGCGTTGTTCGGGGTCGGCAGCTTCCTGTATGGTCACATGCCGCAGTTCTATGCGGCGCTGGCAGTCTTTGCGGGTTCTGGCTACGGCGTGTACCGGGTGCTGCAGGGATTCTGGACGGAAGGCGCGGACCCGAACTGA